One region of Limnospira fusiformis SAG 85.79 genomic DNA includes:
- a CDS encoding DUF4352 domain-containing protein gives MVLVHLKYGGVKHDGNLTAIFYVFIGIIALGIGLYLIISPFAFVIGLCKPSIVLNDKKPQTRMRVLKSSGITSIILVLVLNGLSSVTAEENDKTYMAKSSTFVAASTYRPEPQKSKPVAKPVPTETWINVRNDRAVKIAGIQMLDTIFPSNDFMENVESKGGQLAVVGLEMKNTGNQSGSITWSSYKLIDSQGRKYNEINDFSETLSINQWLKDKGIEPSSQLFPGQVVPIVKVFRVASDASGFKLEVNGKRIDIREDDLFAIY, from the coding sequence TTGGTTTTAGTTCACCTTAAGTATGGAGGGGTCAAACATGATGGGAATTTGACGGCAATATTCTACGTTTTTATCGGCATTATTGCACTCGGTATTGGTCTTTATTTGATAATTTCTCCCTTTGCATTTGTTATCGGATTATGCAAGCCTAGCATTGTACTTAATGACAAGAAGCCACAAACCAGAATGAGAGTCCTAAAGAGTTCCGGTATTACCAGCATTATTCTGGTTTTGGTTCTGAATGGATTATCTTCTGTTACGGCGGAAGAAAATGACAAGACTTATATGGCAAAATCTTCCACGTTTGTAGCAGCATCCACTTATAGGCCCGAACCTCAAAAATCGAAACCAGTAGCAAAACCGGTCCCCACAGAAACTTGGATAAATGTAAGGAATGATCGTGCAGTTAAAATTGCAGGCATTCAAATGCTCGATACCATTTTTCCTAGCAATGATTTTATGGAAAATGTAGAGTCAAAAGGCGGTCAACTGGCGGTTGTTGGGTTAGAAATGAAAAACACAGGAAACCAATCCGGTAGTATAACCTGGTCAAGCTATAAGCTGATTGATAGCCAAGGTCGGAAATATAACGAAATCAATGATTTTTCAGAAACCTTAAGTATCAATCAATGGCTGAAGGACAAAGGGATCGAACCGAGTAGTCAATTATTTCCAGGACAGGTTGTCCCAATTGTTAAAGTATTTCGTGTAGCTAGTGATGCTTCTGGTTTTAAATTAGAAGTTAATGGCAAGAGAATCGACATTAGGGAAGACGACTTATTCGCTATTTACTAG